From a region of the Candida albicans SC5314 chromosome 1, complete sequence genome:
- the LTP1 gene encoding tyrosine protein phosphatase (Putative protein phosphatase of the PTP family (tyrosine-specific), similar to S. cerevisiae Ltp1p) encodes MAPKFDPKEKQISVAFVCLGNICRSPMAEAIFKHQVEIQGYSPFFKRIDSFGTSGWHIGETPDSRSSKTCKKHNVPVSHHAQQINSSDFKDFDYVIGMDESNVANLRHLKPRDSKTVVELFGHWKTSDEFKTIVDDPYYGGIDGFEYNYKQICHFTDEFLKQEIGSLD; translated from the exons ATGGCTCCTAAATTTGATCCTAAAGAGAAGCAAATATCAGTAGCTTTTGTGTGTTTAGGTAACAT ATGTCGTTCACCAATGGCAGAAGCAATTTTTAAGCATCAAGTGGAAATCCAAGGATACTCcccatttttcaaaagaatAGATTCATTTGGTACCAGTGGATGGCACATTGGAGAAACTCCTGATTCTCGATCAAGCAAAACATGCAAAAAGCATAATGTCCCTGTTTCTCACCATGCtcaacaaatcaatagTTCTGATTTTaaagattttgattatGTTATAGGTATGGACGAATCCAATGTGGCCAATTTGAGACATTTGAAACCTAGAGACTCAAAAACTGTGGTTGAACTATTTGGACATTGGAAAACATCAGACGAGTTTAAAACAATTGTCGATGATCCATATTATGGAGGCATTGATGGAtttgaatataattataaacaaatttgcCATTTCACAgatgaatttttgaaacaagaaataGGTAGTTTAGATTAG
- the NOT5 gene encoding CCR4-NOT core subunit (Protein with similarity to S. cerevisiae Not5p, a member of the transcription regulatory CCR4-NOT complex; required for hyphal growth; antigenic during human oral infection; greater expression in yeast-form cells than hyphae) — translation MSARKLQQEFDKLNKKISEGLQAFDEIKDKINATESASQREKLENDLKKELKKLQRSRDQLKQWLGDSSIKLDKNVLQENRTKIEHAMDQFKELEKSSKIKQFSNEGLELQSQQKRSRFGDDAKYQEACTYINEVIEQLNGQNEELEQELDSLSGQSKRKGGSSIQSSIDDVKYKIERNNSHISKLEEVLENLDNDKLDPARIDDIKDDLDYYVENNQDEDYVEYDEFYDQLEVDEEDDVEVQGSLAQMAAETEDERRRDEERKREEKEKEKQQQNPPRTSSSVSSSSSSNQNNIGNNTPPATQIKPSVVTVAAIGDQNNNSASSASSTSTPVKKLKPTLAPAPAPPPITSATSYSNAIKAAQTASTSSTSNSSIAHTANDNNNTNKGNRSVSPLASTDNHTHAPAAVSTPVKVLPPGLNHDTSMNSTLRSESSSPLVGHAKVNNNHELQISRSQSPMVSNENKVFSDTISRIVNVAHSRLNDPLPLQSITGLLETSLLNCPDSYDAEKPRQYNPVNVHPSSIDYPQEPMYELNSSHYMKKFDNDTLFFCFYYGDGIDSISKYNAAKELSRRGWVFNTEFSQWFSKDSKNGGKNRSMSVIQREEENGNIIGDNSNGNEELREKIDDNGGIPSNYKYFDYEKTWLTRRRENYQFATENRQIFQ, via the coding sequence ATGAGTGCAAGAAAACTacaacaagaatttgaCAAGctaaacaaaaagatttcTGAAGGGCTTCAAGCATTTGATGAGATCAAAGATAAGATTAATGCCACAGAATCAGCTTCACAACGAGAAAAGTTGGAGAACGATTTGAAGAAAgagttgaagaaattgcaAAGACTGAGAGACCAGTTGAAACAATGGTTAGGAGATAGTAGCATTAAACTAGACAAGAATGTATTGCAGGAGAATCGTACTAAGATTGAACATGCTATGGATCAATttaaagaattggaaaaactGCTGAAAATAAAACAGTTTTCTAATGAAGGGTTGGAGTTACAAAGCCAACAAAAGCGATCACGATTTGGTGATGATGCGAAATATCAAGAAGCTTGCACCTATATAAATGAGGttattgaacaattgaatggTCAAAACGAGGAATTAGAACAAGAGTTAGATTCGTTGAGTGGTCAactgaaaagaaaaggagGTAGTTCAATACAGCTGTCTATTGACGATGTGAAATACAAGATAGAACGAAACAATTCTCATATATCCAAGTTGGAAGAAGTTTTGGAGAATTTGGATAACGACAAATTGGACCCAGCCAGAATCGATGATATTAAAGATGATTTGGATTATTATGTTGAGAATAATCAAGATGAGGATTATGTCGAATATGATGAATTTTACGATCAGTTAGAAGtggatgaagaagatgatgttGAAGTTCAAGGGTCATTGGCACAGATGGCTGCTGAAACCGAAGATGAAAGGAGGAGAGACgaggaaagaaaaagggaagaaaaagagaaagagaagcAACAGCAGAATCCACCAAGGACGTCTTCTTCCGTGTCCAGCTCCAGTAGTAgtaatcaaaataatattggCAATAATACTCCTCCTGCAACTCAAATAAAGCCATCAGTAGTGACAGTGGCAGCAATTGGGGaccaaaacaataacagtGCGTCATCGGcatcttcaacatcaacGCCTgtgaagaagttgaaacCTACACTTGCTCCAGCACCtgcaccaccaccaataacaAGTGCAACTTCGTATTCAAATGCTATAAAGGCAGCACAGACAGCTAGCACATCATCCActtccaattcttctatTGCTCATACTGCTAAtgataacaacaacacaaaCAAAGGCAACCGTTCAGTATCACCTCTTGCTTCTACCGATAATCATACTCATGCACCAGCAGCAGTGTCCACCCCAGTTAAAGTTTTACCGCCTGGGTTAAATCACGATACATCCATGAATTCTACCTTGAGGTCAGagtcatcatcaccattaGTTGGTCATGCCAAGGTTAATAATAACCATGAGTTACAGATTAGCAGATCACAACTGCCAATGGTTTCTAATGAGAATAAGGTATTTAGTGATACCATTTCTCGAATTGTTAATGTTGCTCACAGCAGACTAAATGACCCATTGCCCTTACAGTCAATAACTGGGCTATTAGAGACCTCCTTGTTAAACTGTCCCGATTCGTATGATGCTGAAAAGCCAAGACAGTATAACCCAGTTAACGTCCACCCGTCACTGATTGATTATCCACAAGAACCAATGTATGAGTTGAATAGTAGTCATTACATGAAAAagtttgataatgatactTTGTTCTTTTGCTTTTATTATGGCGATGGCATAGATAGCATTTCGAAATACAATGCAGCCAAAGAATTGTCGAGACGTGGGTGGGTGTTTAACACTGAATTTAGTCAATGGTTTTCCAAAGACAGTAAGAATGGAGGCAAGAACCGGTCAATGTCTGTGATAcaaagagaagaagaaaatggtAATATTATCGGAGACAACAGCAATGGTAATGAGGAATTACGCGAGAagattgatgataatggcGGCATTCCAAGTAATTACAAGTACTTTGACTATGAAAAGACATGGTTAACACGTCGAAGAGAAAACTATCAATTTGCTACTGAAAACAGACAGATTTTCCAATGA
- the DIP2 gene encoding snoRNA-binding rRNA-processing protein (Putative small ribonucleoprotein complex; Tn mutation affects filamentous growth; physically interacts with TAP-tagged Nop1; heterozygous null mutant exhibits resistance to parnafungin; Hap43-induced gene; Spider biofilm induced) — MVKSYNRYDQEKCFGVITSQANIVWLPPSETQSSTSMGRALTSGLEEILIWDIKTGEIMNRMSDGLTPGSSNASTTVPPSPVSYLTYHQETNIIAAGYTDGSIKIWDISSNSVIINFEGHNSSITQLKFDKNGTRLVSGSSDSSIIMWDLIGEVGMFKLKGHKGPITGLELLSEQQNTQQDGDNVDDVDDMDDYLVSVSKDGLIKLWELKSQQCIETHLAHSNECWAMGINPTKDMLITSGNKDQVKVWSLDLSLEDGLKIGERGSFEKTSKSRSNEIAFKSLKSSSSSASLIQLFSIQNADRTMEIFRIRSEDEIKRGITKRTKRLKDKGLDEQEILESLQSSEISMLITPFTTMRTMAKIKSACWTNNIKKLDILMSLTNNSIEYHTIPVPETPKKAQSADLYSVKQHTIDLLGHRFDIRAMDISPQDNKLLATASNGELKIWNTRSYNVIRTFVLEGGYALCCKFLPGGTLIVVGFKNGDLELYDLATSSLVDRVEKAHSAITVGGAAPSNDDSAAIWSLDITPDGKTLVTGGNDKCVKFWNFKVEQDIIPGTNTTVSHLKFVHTQTLELNEDVLCVRISPDAKYLAISLLNNNVQVVFLDTLKLFLTLYGHRLPVLSIDISHDSKLIITSSADKNIKIWGLDFGDCHKSIFAHQDSIMNVRFIGDTHNFFSSGKDGLIKYWDGDKFECIQRLPAHQSEVWCMAISDDGLFMCSTSHDHSIRLWSATDDQVFLEEEKEKELDEIYENKLLDQIDGVDGEDHTNMKDDNDEEIDEATKVSKQTMETLKAGEKLMEALDIGVEDIEANKEYLSLVKQGKQAIKPTPNSILLAFNMTASQYVLNVLSKIRPAQLDDALLVLPFSYSLKLLQFIEIWTNKENITQNVVSISLICKVLFFVISSNSKELISQKDPHLKNQLIKVKEQLRQELSKTSNQLGVNTQGLKFVKKQWKLQHASEFIDEEEQRQYEEKRAIKRTYTTI; from the coding sequence ATGGTCAAATCTTATAATCGTTATgatcaagaaaaatgtTTTGGTGTAATTACATCCCAAGCAAACATTGTTTGGTTACCACCATCAGAAACccaatcatcaacatcaatgGGACGAGCCTTGACTTCGGGattagaagaaattttaatttgGGACATCAAGACTGGAGAAATTATGAATCGAATGAGTGATGGATTAACTCCTGGTAGCTCTAATGCATCTACTACGGTTCCACCTTCACCAGTGAGCTATTTGACATATCACCAAGAAACAAATATCATTGCTGCTGGGTATACCGATGGatcaatcaaaatttggGACATTAGTTCAAATTCGGTGATTATTAACTTTGAGGGACACAACTCATCAATCACccaattaaaatttgataaaaacGGTACGAGATTAGTATCTGGGTCTAGTGACTCTTCAATAATTATGTGGGATTTAATTGGAGAAGTGGGGATGTTCAAATTAAAGGGCCATAAGGGTCCAATTACTGGTcttgaattattatcagAACAGCAAAATACACAGCAAGATGGCGACAATGTTGACGACGTTGATGATATGGATGATTACTTGGTCAGTGTATCTAAAGATggattaattaaattatggGAATTGAAATCTCAACAATGTATAGAAACTCATTTGGCTCATTCTAATGAATGTTGGGCAATGGGTATAAATCCAACAAAAGATATGTTGATAACAAGTGGCAATAAAGATCAAGTTAAAGTTTGGTCCTTGGATCTTTCTCTTGAGGATGGATTGAAAATCGGCGAACGTGGATCTTTCGAAAAGACAAGTAAATCAAGAAGCAATGAAATTGCCTTTAAATCTTTgaaatcttcttcatcttcagcTTCATTGATTCAGTTATTTTCTATTCAGAATGCTGATCGAACAATGGAGATATTCAGAATCAGGTCGGAAGATGAAATCAAACGTGGTATCACTAAAAGAACCAAACGTTTGAAAGACAAAGGATTGgatgaacaagaaatatTAGAGTCTTTGCAAAGTTCAGAAATAAGTATGTTGATTACACCATTTACCACAATGAGGACCATGGCCAAGATAAAATCTGCTTGCTGGACCAATAACATTAAGAAATTGGATATATTGATGTCATTAACCAATAATAGTATTGAATACCATACCATACCAGTTCCAGAGACCCCTAAAAAGGCTCAATCAGCAGATTTATATTCTGTAAAACAGCatacaattgatttattgggTCACAGGTTCGATATTAGAGCCATGGATATTTCCCCACAAGACAACAAATTATTGGCTACTGCATCTAACggagaattgaaaatttggaaCACCAGATCATATAATGTGATTAGAACATTTGTTTTAGAAGGTGGTTATGCTTTATGTTGTAAGTTTCTACCAGGTGGGAcattaattgttgttggtttcAAAAATGGGGATTTAGAATTGTATGATTTAGCTACGTCATCGTTAGTGGATAGAGTAGAAAAAGCTCATAGCGCAATAACTGTTGGTGGTGCTGCTCCTTCTAATGACGACTCGGCCGCCATTTGGTCGCTTGATATAACTCCAGACGGGAAAACTTTGGTTACAGGTGGTAATGACAAATGTGttaaattttggaatttcaAAGTTGAGCAAGATATTATACCAGGAACCAACACCACGGTTTctcatttgaaatttgttcATACTCAAACATTGGAATTAAATGAGGATGTTCTTTGTGTCAGAATATCTCCAGATGCTAAATATTTAGctatttcattattaaataataacgTTCAAGTTGTGTTTTTAGACACTTTAAAATTATTCCTCACATTATATGGACATAGGTTACCGGTGTTGTCAATCGATATATCACATGATTCCAAACTTATAATTACTTCATCTGCTGATAAAAACATCAAGATTTGGGGGTTAGACTTTGGTGATTGtcataaatcaatttttgcTCATCAGGATTCAATTATGAACGTTAGGTTTATTGGTGATACccataatttcttttccaGTGGGAAAGATGGCTTGATCAAGTATTGGGATGGGGACAAATTTGAATGTATTCAAAGATTACCTGCTCATCAAAGCGAAGTATGGTGTATGGCCATTAGTGACGACGGATTGTTTATGTGCTCAACTTCACATGATCATTCGATTAGATTATGGCTGGCTACTGATGATCAAGTATTCTTagaggaagaaaaagagaaggAGTTGGATGAGATTTACGagaataaattattagatcAAATTGATGGAGTCGACGGCGAAGATCACACGAATATGAAGGATGACAATGACGaggaaattgatgaagcCACCAAGGTAAGTAAACAAACCATGGAAACATTGAAAGCAGGTGAGAAATTAATGGAAGCTTTGGATATTGGTGTTGAAGATATCGAAGCAAATAAGGAGTATTTGTCATTGGTTAAACAGGGCAAGCAAGCAATTAAACCTACACCAAACTCGATACTATTGGCTTTCAATATGACTGCTAGTCAATATGTTCTTAATGTGTTGAGCAAAATAAGACCCGCACAACTAGATGATGCATTATTGGTATTACCGTTTTCATACTCGTTGAAATTGCtacaatttattgaaatttggaccaataaagaaaatataaCACAAAATGTGGTGAGcatttcattgatttgtaAAGTGTTATTTTTTGTCATTAGTTCTAATTCGAAAGAATTGATCAGTCAAAAGGATCCACACTtaaagaatcaattgataaaagtGAAAGAGCAATTAAGACAAGAGTTACTGAAGACAAGTAATCAATTGGGAGTTAATACTCAAGGTTTGAAATTCGTTAAAAAACAATGGAAGTTACAGCATGCTAGTGAATTCATAGATGAAGAAGAGCAAAGACAATACGAAGAAAAAAGAGCAATCAAGAGAACTTATACTACTATATAG
- the MED15 gene encoding Med15p (RNA polymerase II mediator complex subunit; possibly an essential gene, disruptants not obtained by UAU1 method) — MNIPPNQNSLQQMGGGSNPNASWRAMYSGEERQKVVQIIINTLTELHGSNPNFNVQRLSKMAQDFEKLVYERSASKEDYLRAIKMKVHQLRVQKQQIAANQGGQINPQQRQQQQQQQISNSNSMNPVNAQNVQFLRQQAQARSQSQAQIQARQQQLRNMVNQQSQQQQQPQPQQTVQPHSQEHQQDQQNTSSQSTQQNVASGAGSGGRGNASSTQGQLPPQLVNLMRTSPIPPPLLNKMPKLPAGVNTWNQIFDLIRKRLIPPDMVPTIRDIHGMHLQLFIRQQQQKLSMQRNMNEGNNGDNLAQGPNANNNNNINTSTHNNSNPTPNNFNNLTPQQRESLLRQTRMQQQLEQQKKGQQPMQQATSSSQQQQQKQQQQQQPVSQSGQTPQLAQQSNNQQQQQQQPQITITQEDYAKYSNDALNLLAKLQQQKQMQGQINGQMKEAFIKKFIIHQKTLQYKQRLSQQATGNANVNIGPSSTNQQQLSQIPNQQQQQQQQQQQQVPQSQPHASQQSPVLQQSQPPQQAPVQNVPQGSPGLGNMATPQMKQGITSNPTNLSSPLVPQQVPVSNNNSASQNNNINRGRPVTAPANITMSSILPPLTDEVKLRLRQLIEEVSRNNVVLRDVTSLLSNQDKTTVRDSMNRIQEQYGNVDSIISYFYLLTKNGDGTKRLIQMKYMTKNILDNLHRGIYLAGPDLLEKVRSQYAKYFEYVKEQINLRRQQVLQQGGANMMSSQQQQQQQQQNMTRSQPQSQQQQQMMQNQSRNQAFMNQNQQIQQSSSNQQVNQGNWGTGTGVANNQMNLTPQLQQQQPPPPLPPQQQQQQTMQLGVNSSPVIPQQPTPIQHSMSGPQQVLVQQQQQQQQQQPPQRQQSVSKASQKSVAKTNKKGTGQGRKKKASISAGTAPTPGALPATTPGTLANAIKTPHNIPTPQIPPQTQSNKNTPSAQSPAYPVKATPSSTTPGTANHSHNPSYVYPTPEIDIFAMSSNDSKSAKRRELINIDPEKFFYASLANLLDLDDSIVNNHDIMKTSPRLSNGKPAATSPLSPKTGGEWTSEVKALAITTSFKQVDLIRELANDDFISSSPMLAIQEVEEPQSVKREHDADDDLDSLFTNKKANLDGLDFDRYLYEPVSFDEWKYFVVSSIQ; from the coding sequence ATGAATATTCCTCCAAATCAGAATTCACTCCAACAAATGGGGGGAGGCTCAAATCCTAACGCCTCATGGAGAGCAATGTATAGTGGTGAGGAAAGACAAAAAGttgttcaaattatcatcaatacTTTGACGGAATTGCATGGTTCCAATCCAAATTTTAATGTTCAACGGTTGAGCAAAATGGCacaagattttgaaaagcTTGTGTATGAGAGATCAGCATCTAAAGAAGATTATTTGCGGGCTATTAAAATGAAAGTACATCAACTTAGAGtccaaaaacaacaaattgcTGCTAATCAAGGTGGTCAGATTAATCcacaacaacgacaacagcagcagcagcagcaaatctccaattcaaattccaTGAATCCTGTGAATGCACAAaatgttcaatttttgCGACAACAAGCACAAGCCAGAAGCCAGTCTCAAGCCCAAATACAAGCTCGCCAACAGCAACTTCGTAATATGGTCAATCAGCAgctgcaacaacaacaacaaccacaaccacaacaaacTGTGCAACCACACTCTCAAGAACATCAACAGGATCAACAGAATACTTCTTCTCAATCAACTCAACAAAATGTTGCGAGTGGGGCTGGTAGTGGTGGTCGTGGCAATGCTTCTTCTACACAAGGCCAATTACCTCCTCAGTTGGTTAACTTGATGAGAACATCACCCATTCCTCCTCCTTTACTTAACAAAATGCCAAAGTTGCCGGCCGGTGTCAACACTTGGAATCAAATTTTCGATTTAATTAGAAAGAGGTTGATACCACCTGATATGGTACCTACTATTAGAGATATCCATGGTATGCACTTGCAATTGTTCATacgtcaacaacaacagaagTTGAGCATGCAAAGAAATATGAATGAAGGAAACAACGGTGATAACTTAGCACAGGGTCCAAAtgctaataataataataatattaatactAGTAcccacaacaacagtaaCCCAACCcctaataattttaataatttgacaCCTCAGCAAAGAGAGCTGTTGTTGAGACAAACAAGAATGCAGCAGCAGTTGGAACAACAGAAGAAGGGACAACAACCAATGCAACAAGCAACCTCTCTGTcacagcagcagcagcaaaaacaacaacaacaacaacaacctgTTTCTCAATCTGGTCAGACTCCTCAGTTGGCgcaacaatcaaataaccagcaacaacaacagcagcaaccTCAGATTACAATTACGCAAGAAGATTATGCTAAATACAGCAATGATGCTTTGAATTTGTTAGCAAAATTACAACAGCAGAAACAAATGCAGGGTCAAATTAATGGTCAAATGAAAGAAGcttttattaaaaaattcatcattcATCAAAAGACTTTACAATACAAGCAGCGACTTTCTCAACAAGCCACAGGCAATGCTAATGTCAACATAGGTCCTTCCAGTACAAATCAACAGCAGCTTTCCCAAATACccaatcaacaacagcagcagcagcaacaacaacaacaacaggtACCACAATCGCAACCTCACGCTTCACAGCAATCTCCAGTTCTTCAGCAGtcacaaccaccacaacaagcTCCTGTGCAGAATGTACCACAAGGGCTGCCTGGATTAGGTAATATGGCCACACCTCAAATGAAGCAAGGTATTACATCAAATCCTACCAATCTTTCTTCTCCGTTAGTTCCACAACAGGTGCCAGTTAGCAATAACAATTCTGCTTcccaaaataataatatcaacCGTGGAAGGCCGGTAACTGCTCCAGCAAATATCACGATGTCTTCTATTTTACCTCCTCTCACTGATGAAGTTAAACTTAGATTGAGGCAGTTGATAGAAGAAGTATCGCGTAACAATGTAGTTTTGAGAGATGTCACTAGTTTGCTCTCAAACCAAGACAAAACTACGGTTCGTGATTCTATGAATCGAATTCAAGAACAGTATGGTAACGTGGatagtattattagttATTTCTACTTGCTCACAAAGAATGGCGATGGTACTAAACGGTTGATCCAAATGAAGTATATGACAAAGAATATTTTAGATAACTTGCATAGAGGAATTTATTTGGCAGGACCAGACTTGTTGGAAAAGGTGAGAAGTCAATACGCCAAGTATTTCGAGTATGTCAAGGAACAGATAAATTTGAGAAGACAGCAAGTGCTTCAGCAAGGTGGTGCTAATATGATGTCTCtgcaacagcagcaacaacaacaacaacaaaatatgaCCAGACTGCAACCCCAGTctcagcaacaacagcaaatGATGCAGAATCAAAGCAGAAACCAGGCATTTATGAatcaaaaccaacaaatacaacaacTGCTGCTGAACCAGCAAGTTAATCAAGGCAATTGGGGTACCGGAACAGGTGTAGCTaacaatcaaatgaatttgaCACCACAACtacagcaacagcaaccaCCACCGCCACTACCACctcaacagcaacaacaacaaacaatgCAACTAGGTGTTAATAGTAGCCCTGTGATTCCTCAACAACCAACCCCAATCCAACATTCTATGTCGGGGCCACAACAGGTACTTgtgcaacaacaacagcaacagcaacaacaacaaccgcCTCAACGACAGCAGTCAGTTTCTAAAGCTTCACAAAAACTGGTGGCAAAAACGAATAAAAAAGGCACTGGTCAgggaagaaagaaaaaagctTCAATCAGTGCTGGCACGGCACCTACACCTGGAGCTTTACCTGCCACTACACCTGGCACATTGGCAAATGCAATCAAAACACCCCACAATATACCTACACCGCAGATACCACCTCAAACCCAGAGTAACAAGAATACGCCTAGTGCCCAATCACCAGCTTATCCAGTAAAGGCCACCCCATCAAGTACAACCCCAGGAACTGCAAACCACAGCCACAATCCAAGTTATGTGTATCCTACTCCTGAGATTGATATATTTGCCATGAGCTCAAATGATTCGAAACTGGCTAAACGTCGTGAGCTAATCAACATAGATCCTGAAAAGTTTTTCTATGCATCATTGGCCAATTTGTTGGACTTGGACGATTCTATTGTCAATAATCACGATATTATGAAAACATCGCCAAGACTATCTAATGGTAAGCCTGCTGCCACTTCTCCGTTATCGCCAAAAACTGGTGGAGAATGGACAAGTGAAGTCAAAGCATTGGCCATAACGACTTCGTTTAAACAAGTGGATTTAATTAGAGAATTGGCCAACGATGACTTTATATCGTCTTCGCCAATGTTGGCTATTcaagaagttgaagaacCACAACTGGTTAAAAGAGAACATGATGCAgatgatgatttggatTCTTTGTTCACCAATAAAAAGGCGAACCTTGACGGGTTAGATTTTGATAGATATCTTTATGAACCTGTATCGTTTGATGAGTGgaaatattttgttgtttcttcCATACAATAA
- the OPY2 gene encoding Opy2p (Predicted transmembrane protein; role in cell wall biogenesis; required for Cek1 phosphorylation; Spider biofilm induced), with product MPIPRSFIFEPELEQLLKRDENGCVSCPSSAGSCPSCPSGQQCQLSSRTCNSCPKYYCASVSSKKGSPIGGIVGGVIGGVAFLALVGAVLYYFLIYRKKHPLILDEDFENYEDDEDFLEDETSGYASSKLTSNNGNGLDVSSPGYDSSSGNVVSPVSASNVNTTNGSSSNGPNTTVSSTSVGNTSVERAAGPGVGSGAAIVARKQIAGNSVSAAKRRQMKRLSSYESFTRPKASGNNKAKQQQLQARRARQQRIIRQANQQTQQQPQQQLPFNQYLQPSNRNSVATSFSNASNILPIAYIPGVTVRPTKNNTRSIYSYDTDSLFSDLNTIENASIIGDVVLANQNTATAEMYNPSPESSVRSENQQSQQRNYTNGPGTMTAIKAQPRLVNVDKIEEEDEDEEDSEEDYDEGRAIPEESEEDSDVDSDIGEITRATSLKRQQPGPQASNNIDGDKQIDIAPGDSTENGIPLDYINFDNGKDVGSTINSATGSFLLNVEFDHSPLTTPVKTHYTDNSNDRGSPFADPDK from the coding sequence ATGCCAATACCCAGATCGTTTATATTTGAACCTGAGTTGGAACAGCTACTAAAAAGAGACGAAAACGGCTGTGTCTCTTGTCCAAGCTCAGCAGGAAGTTGTCCTTCCTGTCCATCGGGACAACAATGTCAATTATCGTCACGTACATGTAATTCTTGTCCCAAATATTATTGTGCTAGTGTTTCGTCAAAAAAAGGTTCCCCCATAGGTGGCATCGTTGGTGGGGTTATTGGAGGAGTGGCATTTTTGGCACTTGTTGGTGCTGTcttgtattattttcttaTATACAGAAAGAAGCATCCACTTATATTAGATGAAGACTTTGAGAATTacgaagatgatgaagactTTTTGGAGGATGAAACAAGCGGATACGCACTGAGCAAATTAACTTCGAACAACGGGAACGGACTAGATGTCTCGTCTCCAGGATACGATAGCTCCAGTGGTAATGTGGTTTCCCCAGTTAGCGCTAGCAATGTCAATACTACTAATGGCAGCAGTAGTAATGGACCTAACACTACAGTCAGTCTGACTTCAGTTGGAAACACCTCAGTAGAGAGAGCAGCAGGACCAGGAGTTGGAAGTGGTGCCGCTATAGTGGcaagaaaacaaattgctGGTAATTCTGTTAGTGCTGCTAAAAGAAGACAAATGAAAAGATTATCGTCGTATGAATCTTTTACTAGACCAAAAGCTAGTGGAAACAATAAAGCTAAACAGCAACAATTACAAGCTAGAAGAGCTAGACAACAAAGAATCATTCGACAAGCAAATCAGCAAACACAACagcaaccacaacaacaattgcCTTTCAACCAGTACCTACAACCATCCAACCGTAATTCAGTGGCAACTTCATTTTCTAATGCATCCAATATATTACCGATTGCCTATATTCCTGGGGTTACTGTGCGACCCACCAAGAACAATACAAGGTCTATTTACTCTTATGATACCGATTCGTTGTTCTCTGACTTGAATACGATCGAGAATGCTTCTATTATTGGTGATGTTGTTTTGGCTAATCAAAATACTGCGACTGCTGAAATGTACAACCCCAGTCCGGAACTGAGTGTTCGTTCAGAAAACCAGCAATCACAACAACGCAATTATACAAACGGGCCAGGCACGATGACAGCTATTAAGGCACAGCCACGATTAGTGAatgttgataaaattgaagaagaagatgaggACGAAGAAGATTCTGAAGAAGACTACGATGAGGGTAGAGCCATACCCGAAGAGAGTGAAGAAGATTCTGATGTTGATTCAGATATCGGGGAGATTACACGTGCCACTTCACTCAAAAGACAACAACCGGGCCCTCAGGCTTCCAACAATATTGATGGTGACAAGCAGATAGACATAGCTCCAGGAGACAGTACTGAAAATGGTATTCCATTGGATTACatcaattttgataatggtAAAGATGTGGGATCAACTATAAATAGTGCCACTGgttcatttttattgaatGTAGAATTCGATCATAGTCCATTAACGACACCAGTGAAGACGCATTATACTGATAATTCTAATGATAGAGGAAGCCCTTTTGCTGATCCTGACAAATAA